A region from the Chloroflexota bacterium genome encodes:
- a CDS encoding secretion system protein: MTMLLIGGGALVLILLVVGIVITLSSEQSIIEERLINYIEDDSALDIAGEQSSALTDWVNVRVEGTSWGGGVARNLAQADLKLKPGEYFALIIIAMIGVGFVTWFFGGREIISGLIGVVIGFFLPRFYVNRQRNQRLQKFNDQLPDMLSLMVNGLRAGFSTAQAMEAVSRELPSPLSDEFRRVVQEMQLGISMEQALDNQLRRIPSEDLDLIVTAVNVQREVGGNLAEILDTIAHTIRERIRIKGEIRVLTAQVMYSGRFLAMLPLILTSIIWLGNREYVMSVFQPSTMMCGYGIFCAAAALVTTGYFVMTRIAKIEV, from the coding sequence ATGACAATGTTGTTGATTGGTGGCGGTGCATTAGTTTTGATCTTACTGGTTGTTGGGATTGTGATCACCCTGTCCAGTGAGCAATCGATTATCGAAGAGCGCCTGATCAACTATATTGAAGATGATTCTGCTTTGGATATAGCGGGCGAACAATCATCCGCGTTGACAGATTGGGTCAATGTGCGTGTTGAGGGGACTTCATGGGGTGGCGGGGTAGCACGAAACTTGGCACAGGCTGATCTCAAACTGAAACCAGGTGAGTACTTTGCTCTAATTATTATCGCGATGATAGGTGTGGGTTTTGTAACCTGGTTTTTCGGAGGGCGCGAAATTATTTCAGGGCTGATTGGTGTAGTGATTGGTTTTTTTCTGCCCCGCTTTTACGTCAACCGCCAGAGAAACCAACGTTTGCAGAAATTTAATGATCAATTGCCAGATATGCTCAGTTTGATGGTCAATGGCCTGAGAGCTGGCTTTTCTACGGCCCAGGCCATGGAGGCTGTTAGCCGCGAATTGCCATCTCCTCTGTCAGATGAATTTCGTAGGGTCGTGCAAGAAATGCAGTTAGGCATATCGATGGAACAGGCTTTAGATAATCAACTCCGGCGCATTCCATCAGAAGATCTGGATCTTATTGTTACCGCAGTAAATGTTCAGCGTGAGGTTGGCGGCAATCTGGCAGAAATATTGGACACGATTGCCCATACAATTCGTGAGCGTATTCGTATCAAAGGCGAAATTCGTGTTTTGACCGCACAGGTAATGTATTCGGGAAGATTTCTGGCGATGTTGCCGCTTATTTTAACGAGCATCATCTGGCTTGGAAATCGCGAATATGTTATGTCTGTCTTTCAGCCTAGCACAATGATGTGTGGTTACGGCATTTTCTGCGCCGCGGCTGCCCTGGTTACTACCGGCTATTTTGTAATGACGCGCATAGCAAAAATCGAAGTCTAA